Proteins encoded together in one Anoxybacillus flavithermus window:
- the hemW gene encoding radical SAM family heme chaperone HemW has protein sequence MIQAAYIHIPFCTHICHYCDFNKVFLHQQPVDAYIEALIIEMERTFERFPTSQLQTVFIGGGTPTSLTAKQLDRLLSAIHRTVPLASNVEFTVEANPDGVSDEQLYVLKQWGVNRLSFGVQTFDNELLRHIGRTHTKETAIETIERANELGFHNINIDLMYGLPTQTIDQLKETLHITFSLPIQHVSAYSLIIEPKTVFYNLMKKQALRLPSQEEEAQMYEIIMEQMEQRGYKQYELSNYAQNGFNSRHNMTYWNNEYYYGFGAGAHSYMNGVRYVNAGPIKKYIQLIERGQFPYINTHVVSKEEQMEEHMFLGLRKSEGVNKDEFFRRYGKTVHDVFDEAIALQKRNGLLEETEEAIVLTHRGKLLGNEVFQSFLGVSS, from the coding sequence GTGATTCAAGCAGCATATATTCATATTCCGTTTTGTACGCACATTTGTCATTATTGTGATTTCAATAAAGTGTTTTTACACCAGCAACCGGTCGATGCGTACATTGAAGCATTAATCATCGAAATGGAGCGGACGTTTGAACGTTTTCCGACCTCGCAATTACAAACGGTGTTTATCGGTGGTGGTACACCGACGTCGCTTACTGCTAAACAACTTGATCGATTATTGAGCGCCATTCATCGCACAGTTCCGCTCGCTTCGAATGTTGAGTTTACCGTAGAGGCGAATCCGGATGGAGTAAGCGATGAACAGTTGTATGTGCTCAAGCAATGGGGAGTCAATCGCCTTAGCTTCGGGGTACAAACGTTTGATAATGAACTGCTACGACACATTGGACGTACACATACGAAGGAAACAGCAATCGAAACAATTGAACGGGCGAACGAACTCGGTTTTCATAATATAAATATCGATTTAATGTACGGATTACCGACACAAACCATCGACCAACTGAAAGAAACGTTACACATAACGTTTTCATTACCCATTCAACACGTTTCTGCCTACTCGTTAATTATTGAGCCGAAAACGGTTTTTTATAACTTAATGAAAAAGCAGGCGTTACGATTGCCGAGTCAAGAAGAAGAAGCACAGATGTATGAAATCATTATGGAACAAATGGAACAACGCGGATATAAACAGTACGAACTAAGCAATTATGCCCAAAACGGATTTAACAGCCGCCATAATATGACATATTGGAATAACGAGTACTACTACGGATTTGGTGCGGGAGCGCATAGTTATATGAACGGCGTAAGGTACGTAAACGCCGGACCGATTAAAAAATATATCCAACTCATTGAACGAGGTCAATTTCCTTATATCAATACACATGTTGTGTCAAAAGAGGAACAAATGGAAGAGCATATGTTTCTCGGGTTACGAAAAAGCGAAGGAGTAAATAAAGATGAATTTTTTCGACGATATGGAAAAACGGTGCATGACGTCTTTGATGAAGCGATTGCTTTACAAAAACGAAACGGATTGCTTGAAGAGACAGAAGAAGCGATTGTTTTGACGCATCGTGGCAAATTGCTTGGAAACGAAGTATTTCAGTCGTTTCTCGGCGTTTCATCTTGA
- the spoIIP gene encoding stage II sporulation protein P, which translates to MMVTVHGTSIKKWLVFILFTFMGTLTVVATMTATSTYRLSSSSVHEVANHFSTESLVHLLSFENVYFSQTLPKDKQQLPYSQYFFQMTTSVNLNDPRSLLGRELPGFSLYDSEIILAGEGTDFTNIPYESPPPLEVLLAEREAAQEQFQEEETPPAPAPSQTTGGKKVAYIYHTHTQESYLPALKGVTNPNFAHHPTVNVTKVGKKLGEELEKRGIGTVVDTTDFIGKLLKNNMEYYQAYDMSRKTVVEAMANNRDVQYLIDIHRDSRRRNDTTVTINGVHYARVSFIIGGENAKYKKNLQLVTKLHELLEKKYPGLSRGTFEKKGVGTNGKFNQDLSENAILIEFGGVDNTFQELYRTAAAVADVFSEYYWQAEKVNATQPAEKK; encoded by the coding sequence ATGATGGTGACCGTTCACGGAACGAGTATAAAAAAGTGGCTTGTATTTATTTTGTTTACATTTATGGGAACGTTGACAGTTGTCGCCACGATGACAGCGACATCGACATATCGCCTCTCTTCTTCGTCTGTTCATGAAGTGGCGAATCATTTTTCAACGGAATCGCTCGTGCATTTGCTTTCTTTTGAAAATGTGTACTTTAGTCAAACGTTGCCGAAAGATAAACAACAATTACCGTATTCTCAATATTTTTTTCAAATGACGACAAGCGTTAATTTGAACGATCCACGCAGCTTGCTCGGACGGGAGCTTCCTGGTTTTTCGTTGTATGATAGTGAAATTATTTTAGCGGGCGAGGGAACGGACTTTACAAACATTCCATATGAATCGCCGCCTCCTTTAGAAGTGTTGCTTGCGGAGCGTGAAGCTGCGCAAGAACAGTTTCAGGAGGAAGAAACACCACCTGCTCCTGCGCCGTCGCAAACGACAGGAGGGAAGAAAGTTGCTTACATTTATCATACGCATACACAAGAATCGTATTTACCAGCATTAAAAGGGGTCACAAATCCAAACTTTGCGCATCATCCGACTGTGAATGTGACAAAAGTCGGCAAAAAATTAGGAGAAGAGCTAGAAAAGCGCGGCATTGGAACGGTTGTTGATACGACCGATTTTATAGGGAAGTTGTTGAAAAATAACATGGAATATTATCAAGCGTATGATATGTCGCGTAAAACGGTCGTTGAAGCGATGGCAAACAATCGTGACGTGCAATATTTGATTGACATTCACCGCGATTCTCGACGCCGTAACGATACGACGGTGACGATTAACGGAGTGCATTATGCGCGAGTATCGTTTATTATCGGTGGAGAAAATGCAAAATATAAAAAAAATTTACAGCTGGTAACAAAATTGCATGAACTGCTAGAAAAAAAATATCCGGGCTTGAGCCGTGGCACGTTTGAGAAAAAAGGAGTCGGTACAAACGGAAAGTTCAATCAAGATTTATCGGAAAACGCCATTTTAATTGAGTTTGGCGGTGTGGATAATACATTTCAAGAATTGTATCGAACAGCAGCAGCTGTAGCGGACGTATTTAGCGAATATTACTGGCAAGCGGAGAAGGTGAACGCAACACAACCAGCAGAAAAAAAGTAG
- a CDS encoding YqzM family protein, with translation MNEFEKNVQCTRNDAVDSAVGFIVSFGFFATMFIIATLVKFFGA, from the coding sequence ATGAACGAATTTGAAAAAAACGTTCAATGTACGCGCAACGACGCCGTTGACTCAGCTGTTGGCTTCATCGTATCATTCGGCTTTTTCGCCACGATGTTCATTATCGCCACACTTGTAAAATTTTTCGGTGCGTAA
- a CDS encoding DNA internalization-related competence protein ComEC/Rec2, giving the protein MLTKSTVCFVLSFVYSFFLLWRKRALFFACVCCYLFFSLWSKWVDAHNVTKLSGNETTFFVRFIAPIYIDGDRVKTVVQWQNERLQLIYRLRTEEEKRQWDELQIGTTCSLQGMLERPSLPTNPYAFNYRRYLFHQRIHWIVRPTSLERCMRANITWMERLQTIRQDGIRYIQNHFPHDAGAFMQALIYGERSDIEPTVLASYQKLGLIHLLAISGLHMTLLVGGCFYLFIRLGITRERATMILLGCIPLYVILAGAAPSVMRAAIMTSCFFLASSRLRTIDSLSIACLVLLAKDPYTMFHLGFQLSFLVCFALIICSSFIQNQRSVIRQLFATSFIAQMSTLPLLLYHFYEVSLLSIPLNVIFVPLYSFIILPLSFVALFVHICIPFLSPLIIYGLAAVIAHSNELVTSLSDTLMLTLGRPPALLIVAYVLSICLLFLSFEQQKRAHLFRFSFIFVIIIHFISPFFRPSGEVVMLDVGQGDSIYIELPYRKAIYIIDTGGTMSFADELWKKRKQSFRVGEDVLVPFLKAKGVRTIDALIATHGDFDHIGDAGDVFEAVRVRKLMVGMQQQRNDLEQTLIEQASKKGARVQIVKSGDRWAVGKAQFYILSPFGNEETTNDGSIVLYAWMGGAYWLFTGDLEEKGEQQIMRTYPSLPVDILKVGHHGSKTSTSEPFLQHIRPKVALISAGRRNRYGHPHREVIERLRHDHVRIFRTDEHGAVVIRFHKRISTIQTFLP; this is encoded by the coding sequence ATGCTAACAAAATCAACTGTTTGTTTTGTGTTGTCATTTGTGTATAGTTTCTTTTTACTCTGGCGAAAGCGAGCGTTATTTTTCGCTTGCGTGTGCTGTTATTTGTTTTTCTCGTTATGGAGCAAATGGGTAGATGCGCATAATGTGACGAAACTTTCGGGGAATGAGACAACTTTTTTTGTGCGATTCATTGCTCCGATTTATATTGACGGCGATCGAGTTAAGACGGTCGTTCAATGGCAAAATGAACGGCTGCAACTGATTTATCGTCTCCGTACAGAAGAAGAAAAGCGACAATGGGACGAACTGCAAATAGGGACAACGTGTTCACTCCAAGGGATGCTTGAGCGGCCTTCTTTGCCGACTAATCCGTATGCCTTCAATTATCGCCGCTATTTATTTCACCAACGCATACATTGGATTGTTCGTCCGACTTCACTCGAACGTTGTATGCGCGCCAACATCACATGGATGGAACGGCTTCAGACGATTCGTCAAGACGGTATTCGCTACATTCAAAACCATTTTCCTCACGATGCTGGTGCGTTCATGCAAGCGCTCATTTATGGTGAACGAAGCGATATAGAGCCAACGGTACTCGCTAGTTATCAAAAGTTAGGGCTTATTCATCTGCTTGCGATTTCGGGCTTGCATATGACGTTGCTTGTCGGTGGTTGTTTTTATTTATTCATTCGTCTCGGTATAACAAGGGAACGAGCGACGATGATATTGCTTGGATGCATTCCGCTGTACGTCATTTTAGCAGGAGCTGCACCGTCAGTCATGCGTGCTGCAATTATGACGAGTTGCTTTTTTCTCGCTTCTTCTCGTCTGCGCACAATCGATTCATTAAGCATCGCTTGCCTCGTTTTATTAGCAAAAGACCCGTATACGATGTTTCATCTTGGCTTCCAATTATCTTTCCTCGTTTGTTTTGCGCTAATCATTTGTTCCTCATTCATTCAAAATCAACGCTCTGTTATTCGACAGTTGTTTGCGACATCGTTTATTGCACAAATGAGTACATTGCCGCTTTTGCTTTATCATTTTTACGAAGTGTCTCTTTTATCGATCCCGTTAAATGTCATCTTTGTTCCGCTTTATTCGTTTATTATTTTGCCGCTTTCGTTTGTAGCGTTATTTGTCCATATATGTATCCCGTTTCTTAGCCCGTTAATCATATATGGATTGGCGGCAGTCATCGCTCATTCGAATGAACTTGTGACTTCACTTTCCGATACGTTGATGCTTACGCTCGGTCGTCCACCAGCGTTGTTGATCGTTGCTTATGTTCTCTCCATCTGTCTTTTGTTCCTTTCATTTGAACAACAAAAGCGAGCGCATCTTTTTCGTTTTTCGTTTATTTTTGTGATTATTATCCATTTCATTTCACCGTTTTTTCGTCCGAGCGGGGAAGTGGTTATGCTAGACGTTGGACAAGGAGATAGTATATACATTGAACTTCCATATCGAAAGGCGATTTATATCATTGATACCGGGGGAACGATGTCGTTTGCCGATGAATTGTGGAAAAAGCGAAAGCAGTCATTTCGTGTCGGAGAAGATGTGCTCGTTCCGTTCTTAAAGGCCAAAGGTGTGCGTACGATCGATGCGCTTATTGCAACACATGGAGATTTTGATCATATTGGAGATGCGGGCGATGTATTCGAAGCAGTTCGTGTCCGGAAATTGATGGTTGGTATGCAACAACAACGAAACGATTTGGAACAAACGTTAATTGAGCAAGCGAGCAAAAAAGGCGCTCGTGTGCAAATAGTGAAAAGTGGCGATCGTTGGGCGGTTGGGAAAGCGCAATTTTACATTCTCTCTCCATTTGGAAATGAAGAGACGACAAACGACGGTTCGATTGTGTTGTATGCATGGATGGGAGGAGCATATTGGCTATTTACAGGTGACTTAGAAGAAAAAGGGGAACAACAAATTATGAGAACGTACCCGTCGTTGCCAGTCGACATATTAAAAGTCGGTCATCACGGAAGCAAAACGTCAACGTCTGAACCATTTTTACAACATATTCGTCCCAAAGTGGCGCTCATTTCAGCTGGCCGCCGCAACCGATATGGTCATCCGCATCGGGAAGTCATCGAACGTTTACGTCACGATCACGTGCGCATATTTCGCACCGATGAACACGGTGCGGTCGTCATTCGTTTTCATAAGCGGATAAGCACCATTCAGACGTTCTTGCCATAA
- the gpr gene encoding GPR endopeptidase — protein sequence MIDLRPYSVRTDLAIEAHEIAIEERLQNKQETSLEGVLIRDWEEDGVHFSFVEVTEEGAKTLGKKAGKYLTIEAQGIRTQDTDLQQKVEKLFAKHFYAFLQQLGISREASCLVVGLGNAEVTPDALGPLAVSNLLVTRHLFQLQPESVQDGFRSVSALAPGVMGMTGIETSDVIAGIVEKTQPDFIIAIDALAARSIERVNATIQISDTGIHPGAGVGNKRKELSKQTLGIPVIAIGVPTVVDAVSIASDTIDLLLKHLGREMKEGNRAARALAPASLVFGKKKKLTEEDLPGEADRSAFLGMVGLLDDEEKRRLIYEVLAPIGHNLMVTPKEVDVFIEEMANILASGLNAALHHRIDQENVGAYTH from the coding sequence ATGATCGATTTACGACCATATAGTGTACGAACGGATTTAGCGATTGAAGCGCATGAAATAGCGATTGAAGAACGACTACAAAACAAGCAGGAAACTTCGCTTGAGGGGGTATTGATTCGTGACTGGGAAGAAGATGGTGTTCATTTTTCATTTGTAGAAGTGACGGAAGAAGGGGCAAAAACGTTAGGAAAAAAAGCAGGAAAGTATTTAACAATTGAAGCTCAAGGTATTCGTACACAGGATACCGACTTACAGCAAAAAGTAGAAAAGCTTTTTGCTAAACATTTTTATGCTTTTTTACAGCAACTGGGCATCTCACGAGAGGCAAGTTGTCTTGTTGTTGGATTAGGGAATGCGGAAGTAACTCCCGATGCGCTCGGTCCACTAGCTGTATCGAACTTATTAGTGACGCGGCATTTATTTCAGTTGCAACCCGAAAGTGTTCAAGACGGATTTCGCTCGGTGAGTGCGCTCGCCCCAGGAGTAATGGGGATGACCGGAATTGAAACGAGCGACGTGATTGCAGGGATTGTCGAAAAAACTCAACCAGATTTTATTATTGCGATTGATGCGTTAGCGGCGCGTTCAATCGAACGAGTCAACGCGACGATTCAAATTTCTGATACAGGCATTCATCCTGGGGCAGGCGTTGGGAATAAAAGAAAAGAGTTAAGTAAACAAACGCTAGGTATTCCCGTGATTGCGATTGGTGTACCGACGGTTGTTGATGCTGTATCGATTGCAAGCGATACGATTGATTTGTTGCTAAAGCATCTCGGTCGCGAGATGAAGGAAGGCAATCGAGCAGCTCGTGCGCTTGCGCCAGCAAGTCTTGTATTTGGAAAGAAAAAAAAGTTAACGGAAGAAGATTTACCGGGCGAGGCAGATCGTTCAGCTTTTTTAGGAATGGTCGGTCTATTGGATGACGAAGAAAAGCGACGGTTAATTTATGAAGTGCTTGCCCCGATCGGTCATAATTTAATGGTTACACCAAAAGAAGTCGACGTATTTATTGAAGAGATGGCGAACATATTGGCGAGCGGGCTGAATGCTGCTTTGCACCATCGGATTGATCAAGAAAACGTTGGGGCATATACGCATTAG
- the holA gene encoding DNA polymerase III subunit delta, whose translation MKNGEENMEQLYVIYGTEHFLMKQAYEQIIRRALSDEEREWNVSTYDCEETPIEVALEDAETLPFFGERKIVIVKQPYFLTAEKGKEKVEHDVKRLEAYIDKPAPFSSVMFVGSYEKLDERKKVTKALLKKAHVIVAKPLNEKELKQWVKGQCQIDDDAIDVLLALAGTDLATLANEIEKLMLFAEGRSITADDVRLLVSRTLEQNVFVLVEQIAKRNITDALQTLQDLLRQNEEPIKLVALLASQFRLIYEVKELMKTGYGQQQIASMLGVHPFRVKMAASYAGGFSEQQLMHILYDLAETDYALKSSATDKQLLLQLFFLKLQR comes from the coding sequence ATGAAGAATGGGGAAGAGAACATGGAACAACTATATGTCATATATGGTACGGAGCATTTTTTAATGAAACAAGCGTATGAACAAATCATTCGTCGGGCATTGTCAGACGAAGAACGTGAATGGAATGTTAGTACATATGATTGCGAAGAAACGCCTATTGAAGTGGCGCTTGAAGATGCGGAAACGCTTCCGTTTTTTGGGGAGAGGAAAATCGTCATCGTCAAGCAGCCGTATTTTTTGACAGCGGAAAAAGGAAAAGAAAAAGTAGAGCACGATGTGAAACGGTTAGAAGCCTATATTGACAAACCTGCTCCGTTTTCAAGTGTCATGTTTGTCGGTTCGTATGAAAAACTTGATGAACGAAAAAAAGTGACGAAAGCGTTATTAAAAAAAGCGCATGTCATCGTTGCTAAGCCGTTGAACGAAAAAGAGTTAAAACAATGGGTGAAAGGGCAATGTCAAATTGATGATGACGCGATTGACGTGTTGCTTGCATTGGCAGGCACCGATTTAGCGACATTAGCAAACGAAATTGAGAAGTTGATGCTTTTTGCTGAAGGGCGTTCCATTACAGCTGACGATGTTCGGTTGCTTGTATCGCGTACACTTGAACAAAACGTCTTCGTTCTCGTTGAACAGATTGCCAAGCGGAACATCACAGATGCGTTGCAAACGCTTCAAGATTTATTACGTCAAAATGAAGAGCCGATTAAGCTTGTCGCATTGTTGGCTAGCCAATTTCGGCTCATTTATGAAGTGAAAGAATTGATGAAAACAGGATACGGTCAACAACAAATCGCCTCGATGTTAGGTGTTCATCCGTTTCGTGTAAAAATGGCGGCAAGTTATGCCGGCGGATTTTCGGAACAGCAGTTAATGCACATTTTATATGATTTAGCGGAAACAGATTATGCGCTAAAAAGTAGTGCAACAGACAAACAGTTGTTGTTGCAGTTGTTTTTCTTAAAGTTACAGCGGTAG
- the rpsT gene encoding 30S ribosomal protein S20, translating to MANIKSAIKRAKTSEKRRAHNASMKSAMRTAIKKFEALVELKDVEKAKEAFAFATKKIDKAASKGLIHKNAANRYKSRLAKKLNSITA from the coding sequence ATGGCAAACATTAAATCTGCAATTAAACGTGCAAAAACAAGCGAAAAGCGCCGCGCTCATAACGCATCTATGAAATCTGCAATGCGCACAGCAATCAAAAAATTTGAGGCGCTTGTTGAGTTAAAAGACGTGGAAAAAGCAAAAGAAGCTTTCGCATTTGCGACAAAAAAAATCGACAAAGCGGCTAGCAAAGGCTTAATCCACAAAAACGCTGCAAATCGCTATAAATCACGCTTAGCGAAAAAATTAAACAGCATTACAGCATAA
- the lepA gene encoding translation elongation factor 4: MNREERLKRRDRIRNFSIIAHIDHGKSTLADRILEKTGALSEREMKEQALDSMELERERGITIKLNAVQLHYKAKDGNDYILHLIDTPGHVDFTYEVSRSLAACEGAILVVDAAQGIEAQTLANVYLAIDNNLEILPVINKIDLPSADPERVRQEIEDVIGLDASEAVLASAKVGIGIDEILEQIVQKIPAPSGDPDAPLKALIFDSLYDPYRGVVAYIRVVEGTVKAGQKIKMMATGKEFEVVEVGVFTPKAKVVDELTVGDVGYLTASIKNVSDTRVGDTITHADNPASEPLPGYRRLNPMVFCGLYPIDTARYNDLREALEKLQLNDAALQFEPETSQALGFGFRCGFLGLLHMEIIQERLEREFNIDIIATAPSVVYKVYLTDGTELAVDNPSNMPDPQKIERVEEPYVRATIMVPNDYVGSVMELCQKKRGIFGDMQYLDERRVTLTYELPLAEIVYDFFDILKSSTKGYASFDYELIGYKPSKLVKMDILLNGEKVDALSFIVHRDSAYDRGKVIVEKLKDLIPRQQFEVPVQAAIGNKIIARSTIKALRKNVLAKCYGGDISRKRKLLEKQKEGKKRMKQVGSVEVPQEAFMAVLKMDDQK; encoded by the coding sequence ATGAATCGTGAAGAAAGACTAAAAAGACGAGATCGTATTCGCAACTTTTCCATTATTGCGCATATCGATCACGGCAAATCGACACTTGCTGACCGCATTCTCGAGAAGACAGGTGCACTATCTGAGCGCGAGATGAAAGAGCAAGCGCTCGATTCGATGGAGTTAGAGCGCGAGCGCGGCATTACGATTAAATTAAATGCCGTCCAGCTTCATTACAAAGCGAAAGATGGTAACGATTACATTCTACATTTAATTGACACACCGGGACACGTCGACTTTACGTACGAAGTATCTCGTAGTTTAGCGGCGTGTGAAGGGGCAATTTTAGTCGTTGACGCAGCGCAAGGCATTGAGGCGCAAACGCTTGCGAACGTATATTTGGCGATCGACAATAACTTGGAAATTTTACCTGTTATTAATAAAATTGATTTACCAAGTGCCGATCCTGAACGTGTTCGTCAAGAAATTGAAGATGTCATCGGTCTTGACGCATCCGAAGCTGTGTTGGCATCAGCCAAAGTCGGCATCGGGATCGACGAAATTTTAGAGCAAATCGTTCAAAAAATTCCTGCTCCATCCGGAGATCCAGATGCACCGCTTAAAGCACTTATTTTCGACTCGCTTTACGATCCGTATCGAGGGGTTGTCGCATACATTCGCGTAGTCGAAGGAACAGTAAAAGCTGGTCAAAAAATTAAAATGATGGCGACAGGAAAAGAGTTTGAAGTCGTTGAAGTGGGCGTATTTACGCCGAAAGCGAAAGTCGTTGACGAGTTGACCGTTGGTGATGTTGGATATTTAACCGCATCGATTAAAAACGTAAGCGATACGCGCGTCGGGGATACGATTACGCACGCAGACAATCCAGCAAGCGAGCCGCTTCCGGGGTATCGCCGTTTAAATCCGATGGTGTTTTGCGGTTTGTATCCAATCGATACAGCGCGCTATAACGATTTGCGTGAGGCGTTAGAAAAGCTGCAATTAAACGATGCGGCGTTGCAGTTTGAGCCGGAAACGTCACAAGCGCTTGGCTTCGGTTTCCGTTGCGGTTTCTTAGGACTTTTGCATATGGAAATTATTCAAGAGCGTTTAGAACGTGAATTTAACATTGACATTATTGCAACAGCGCCAAGCGTTGTATATAAAGTATATTTGACAGATGGAACAGAACTCGCCGTCGATAATCCATCCAACATGCCAGATCCACAAAAAATTGAACGTGTGGAAGAACCGTATGTACGTGCGACAATTATGGTGCCAAACGATTACGTCGGTTCTGTTATGGAACTATGTCAAAAGAAACGCGGTATTTTCGGTGATATGCAATATTTAGACGAGCGACGTGTGACGTTGACGTACGAATTACCACTTGCTGAAATCGTATACGATTTCTTCGATATTTTAAAATCGAGCACAAAAGGATACGCATCGTTTGACTATGAATTGATCGGTTATAAGCCGTCTAAGCTAGTGAAGATGGATATTTTATTAAACGGTGAAAAAGTTGACGCCTTGTCGTTTATCGTTCATCGCGATTCAGCATACGACCGTGGAAAAGTGATTGTTGAAAAATTAAAAGACTTAATTCCACGCCAACAGTTTGAAGTTCCTGTTCAGGCAGCGATCGGCAATAAAATTATTGCACGTTCAACGATTAAGGCGTTGCGTAAAAATGTATTAGCGAAATGTTACGGTGGGGACATTTCTCGTAAGCGTAAGTTGCTTGAAAAGCAAAAAGAAGGTAAAAAGCGCATGAAGCAAGTTGGCTCTGTTGAAGTGCCGCAAGAAGCATTTATGGCTGTACTAAAGATGGACGATCAAAAATAA
- a CDS encoding cyclic nucleotide-binding domain-containing protein produces MHWVKEQLKTISLFSQLSDEELDAIVHIATVRTCKPKTIVFMQGDPLDRVFFMINVEALQQKR; encoded by the coding sequence ATGCATTGGGTGAAAGAACAGTTAAAAACCATTTCGTTATTTTCTCAACTATCTGATGAAGAATTAGATGCGATTGTACATATTGCAACCGTCCGCACATGCAAACCGAAAACGATCGTCTTTATGCAAGGAGATCCGCTCGATCGTGTTTTTTTCATGATTAATGTCGAGGCGCTACAACAAAAGCGGTAG
- a CDS encoding YqxA family protein, with amino-acid sequence MVKFMMQSLLIAVIFLVGVLLGMQQANEGMRKMKGYNDPSLEQVVHVSKDETIVLGQSIEEKKEKLQQIEAFNMFSKAGQQLATFVHSLVEHMLSFAQKAG; translated from the coding sequence ATGGTGAAATTTATGATGCAAAGTTTACTCATCGCCGTCATTTTTTTAGTCGGGGTATTGCTCGGCATGCAGCAAGCGAACGAAGGAATGCGAAAAATGAAAGGGTATAACGATCCTTCCCTCGAGCAAGTTGTACATGTATCAAAAGATGAAACGATCGTGCTCGGTCAATCCATCGAAGAGAAAAAAGAAAAACTGCAACAAATTGAGGCATTTAACATGTTTTCAAAAGCGGGACAACAGCTTGCCACTTTCGTTCATTCGCTCGTTGAACATATGCTTTCATTTGCGCAAAAGGCCGGATAA